The nucleotide window CATGCAAGTATCCGAGAAGGAATGTACAGGGGCCGTGCAACTGCTCTTCCTTTTGCCCACAACGATCTGTCAAACCTGCGGCAACGTTTGCAGGCCATCAAGCATCAGTATGAGAGGGTTAGAACGGGTCTCGCTCTTGTATTTGTTGCACTGGAGTCTTTCTATAGTATGGACGGCGATGTAGCGCCTCTTGAGGCAATTGTCAGTGAGGTGAAAGAGCAGCTTCCTATTGGAAATGTCGTCCTTGTGATTGATGAGGCACATTCGACAGGATTAGTGGGCCCTCAGGGGTCAGGCCTTGTCTCTTACTTAGGTCTGGAGAAAGACTTCTCTATTCGAGTTCATACCTTTGGTAAAGCACATGGGGCCTCTGGTGGTAAGCTCTAAGTCCAGTTGCAACTCTGATTGACTATCAAATACTTACTCAAAGTCATAGCTGTTGTTTTATCAAGCCGAGAATGCAAGCAAGTCCTGCTCAGTTGCGTCCGTGGACTCATTTTCTCCACGGCACCAACCTTCACCACGCTGGCAGCAGTCAAGGCTGGGTATAGCATTCTGGCAAGTATCGAAGGCGAAAGAGTATGTTGCAAGGTCGTTTACCTCACGCATATCTGCTAATCTGGATATCTTAGAGACGAGATCTCGTGCACTCCAACATCACTTTATTCTACAATGCCGTGAGCAAGCATGCAGCATGGCCAAGCTGCCAGCACCTCGGTATCATTACTATTCCAATGAAGCCTGCATCCGATACTCTCAAGTCACCCATCATCCCCATCATCGCTCCTCACGGCGGAGCAGCAGCTCTGGGGCAGTTTTTAAACAACGAAAAGTTTCGCGTTCTCGCTGTTCATTTTCCCGTTGTgcccaaggacaaggagcGGGTGAGGATCAATTTGCACGCAGATCATACATCTGACCAGATTCTTTCACTAGTCGACCTGCTCCTCAAATGGACTCAATCACGCCGAAAGGATGGCATTTCCATGTCTCATCTTTAAGTAATTTCGTTCCGTAGTATATTAGCTTTAGAAATCTGATAAGTCTTTTGAGTCTCTTTTCAGCTTTGAATTAACATgaaatttaattttattaatgTTTTATCCAGTGCAGGGTACGTAAATTTCATTGGTCACATGTCATATCACGTGGTAAAGCCTACCAGAAAATAATTTAACCTAACAAGACATAACCCATTTACAGCCATACGTTTCAGGGGCAACAATGCAGAAAACAACGAAGTCGATCCGGAACGGCAAGCCAAAGGTCAGAACGGGGTGCATTACTTGCAAGTATGTATCTTTAAGTAAGGGGCTCTTTGATGTTACGCCTGCTGACGAAAATACAAGGATTAGGAGGGTCAAATGCGACGAACTACGGCCAGCATGTCATCGGTAAATCATTATCTAACAATATCCGGGGCTCTTCCACTTGAGACTAACTCCCCAGATGCACTAGTACTGGGAGGAAATGTGACGGATATGTCTCAGCGCCATCACCTGTTGGCCTAACAGCACCGCCCAGGTTCGGTCGCCTGACTTCGAAAGAGGCTAGAGCACAAGAGTTCTTCTATCATGAGACCGTGCCGCAATTATCAGGATTCTTCGGCCGTCCATTCTGGGACACGGTACTGCAGTTCAGCCTAACAGAAGCCTCAATGCGGAATGCCAGCGTCGCATTGGCAACACTTCACGAGCAACATAGCACCAACATGTCACTGACAACCACTGAAAAAGACAGACTGAAATTCGCAATACAGTCATATAACCGGGCCATCAACATGATACTGAAGAACGCATCAGACCCAACATCGATACCTTTAGTTGCTGTCGCAAGCATTGTATTTACGTGCTTTGAATGCCTCTGGGGTGACTCCAAGGCTGCGGCTGCCCATGTCGCAAGCGGTATCGGGCTGTTGAAAATGCTCCGCGACAAGTCTGGCCAGCCTTCCGGCTCATGGGGCCAGCATTACCGAAACTTCGAGCTTGCCTTTGTGGAAAAGAATGTCGCACCCGTTTTATGCACGCTGAGTCTTTGCGTCGCGGAGTTCGGGTATCCCACCGAGATTTATCTCAATGCGTTAGATGTTAATGGATGTCCTGTCTTCGATCAACCTTTTCGAGAGCTGTCACAGGCCAGGGTTGGGATAATTGACATCATCACTGGTGCCATGAGGACTGGCCAGGACGGTTCCCCAAACTCTCAACTTGGTAAGGCTGCACAACTTAGAGCCGCGCTCGAGCTCTGGAAAATGCGctttgatgatttggttCTGCGACAGGAACGTTCCTGGGACCATCAAAAACTCACCGCCGCCAACCTTGTCCGCGTAATGTGGCAAGCCACGGCAGTAGGCCTTTCAGTAGGCCCATCAGCCGATGAGACAGCGTGGGATGCGCATAGAGAGGCATATGAGGAAATCATCCGGCTTGTGGGGTCGCTGATTGTACGCTCCGAAGATACGCTGGGATTGCCGCGCTTTCATTTTGAGATGGGCCTTATATCTCCATTGCATCTTGTGGCCTGGAAGTGTCGATGGCCAGATCTTCGCCGAAAGGGCCTGGCATTGCTCCGCGCCAGCTCAAGAAGGGAATGTCTCTATGATTCGAAGCTCTACTACGCTGTATTCTCACGAATCATGGCGATTGAGGAAGGCCATCTAATTCGGAAAATCGGCCAGCAGTCTGTCGAGTACGATTTACCGCCTGAGCAGGCTCGCATCCATCACTTTGTCTGCGAAGCTCTTTCTTCGGCAGAGGATGATATCTACCGTTTACGGTTATTTTTAAGACCGAGCTGGCCTAACCCTGAGTGTCGTCTTCAAACCGAGCATATATGTCTCGACTCGGTTTTGGCCCAGGAAGATGGTGTTTCTTTGCCAGCCGCTCCGACAATGGAAAAGCCTCCAGTCGTGAATTTGTTCAGGACGGGACCTGTTCTAACTATTCCGGAAACCAATGGACTCGAGACGGCAGTCTAGTAGCCTGAAACTATCCCTGAAGATCAATTTATCTTCTGTCAGAATCCAGCACATCGTCAACCTAGGCACCACGACCGGACGAACGGTGATTGACTTGAAGAGCGCCTGTAACCTCATTTACTTCCCCACTTCTCCCGTGGACAGACACCTTGTGCGAATTCACAATGGATACATCTTCATTATGCCAGATTAGCACTGAAGTTCAAGTCTCCTTGTGAGTTCTGAACGTGAAGTCATGGCCCCACTGGAATTCTCAATTTCGGTGGCTCCGATTGGCTTGTTCGCACAATTCAAGCTCGTAAAAGTTGGCTCCACCCAAGCAGAAGCCACAATATCCTACGCATGGACCCAACCCGCAACGAGCTGCTATAGATAAAAGACGGAAGCCCTATTTCTAAGCCACCACATCAACTTGGTTTTCATCTCCTCCTATCATTTTTAAGACTATCAAATATACCGTGTCTCAGGCTCTCCTTTAAAACCACTGCAATACCTACACCAGCTCCAATGTCGAACGACTACGAGACCGATATGGCACCCTCGTCGATCATCCCTGAACAGAACCGGCAACAGGAGAAGGTTAACGATTGCTCCGACTCCTACGCTAGCGGAACTTCGATGGTCGATCTGGGGACAAAATGCTTGAGCGGTTGGAAACTGACTTTAGTCATGATCGGCCTTTGCTCGGCAGTCTTTTGCATGGCACTTGTACGATCCTTTGACATCTATATATCTAAAGTTCATTAGGACTAATATTCAGACAGGACAATACCATCATTGCAACCGCAATCCCGCGTATTACGGACGAATTCCATGCATTGGACGATCTGGGCTGGTAAGCCCATCCACTTCCACCATTGCTCCTCTCTAGCAGTACATCAGTATACTAACCTCGGCTTGCAACAGGTACGGCTCCGCCTATCTACTTACCACCTGCAGCTTCCAGCTCTTCTTCGGCAAGCTCTACTCTTTCTACTCCGTTAAATGGGTTTTCCTCGTTGCCATCGGCTTCTTCGAGCTCGGTTCCCTCGTCTGCGGCGCAGCCCCTACATCCACCGCGCTGATCATCGGTCGTTCCCTTGCTGGCATTGGCTCAGCCGGTATCTTCTCTGGAGCTGTCCTAATAATCGTACTCAGCGTCCCGATGCGGCAGAGACCGACCTATATCGGCATACTGGCGGGTATGTACGGCGTTTCGAGCGTCGCGGGGCCACTTATGGGCGGCGCTTTTACCGATAAGCTTACGTGGCGGTGGTGCTTCTACATTAACCTTCCTCTGGGTGTCGTTACCGTTCTCTTCGttactttcttcttcaaccctcCCCAAAGCGGCTCGCCGAAGAACAAGTCGTCTTGGAAGGAACAACTTTCCAACTTTGACCTCGAAGGCTCAGCTTGTTTCTTACCAGCCATcatctcccttcttcttgcacTGCAATGGGGTGGATCGAAGTATCCTTGGTCTAATGGTCGTGTTATCGGCCTTTTTGTTGTATTTGGCGTTCTTATCTTGCTGTTCGCAGCGATCCAATGGTGGAAACAAGACAAGGCTACGGTTCCTCCAAGGATCTTATCCAACCGGACTGTTTGGAGCTGTGCCGCTTTTGCTGTTTGCTTCGGtgcttctttctttcttcttgtttaCTACGTATGTTACCAATATCGCTCCACTCTCGAGTTCCAGCTAACTCTTCTTCCAGATCCCGATTTGGTTCCAGTCTGTCAAGGGTGCCAGTGCTGTACGGTCCGGAATTATGAACCTGCCAATGATCCTCGGCTTGGTTATTATGTCGGTCCTTGCTGGAGGTGCAGTCAGCGCCCTTGGCTACTACACACCCTTGATTCTTGTGTCCGCTGTATTGATGAGCATTGGTGCTGGGCTATTGACCACGTTCCGATTAAGCACGAGCTCTCCCGCATGGATTGGCTACCAGGCATTGTACGGCATTGGGGCAGGCTTGGGCATGCAGTTACCTCTTGTCGCAGTACAGACTGCCTTGGCTGAGCACGATATCCCGGTTGGTACGGCGATATTGATGCTCTCCCAGACCCTTGGTGGCAGTGTGTTTGTACAGGTGGGCCAGaacatcttcaccaaccAGCTGGCTGTTGAACTGCGGGGTGTCGCCGGTGTTGATCCCAAAACCGTCCTGTCAATTGGGGCAACCGAGTTGCGAGAACGAGTACCGGCAAAGATCTTGCATATTGTCCTGGTTGCCTACAGCAAAGCTCTGACCAATACCTGGTACGTCTCGGTTGCTATGGCTGTCCTTGCATTGATCCCTGCTGTGTTTATTCCATGGAAATCggtcaagggcaaggataCGGGAGTGGCAAATGCATAAGATAGAGCGCGACTTGCTCTTCACCTTGTCATCAGCTACAAAGAAGAACGAAAAAAAGGAAGCTCAGAATCCAAATATCACTCTTAGATTACTGTAAACAACTTACTCTACTTCTTGAAACTATTTTATATGTAATACACCTGTTTTAATATTGCTACTTTGCAGCTAAAAGGAGTCTTGTTCTAAATGGCGAAGAGCTTATATAACTATACAGAAGTTAGTCATATAAATTTAATGAATTCCTTTATTAGTTAAATCTATATATTCCGGAATCTTAGTATCAACTTTCATAAGCTATGTCTAGATGCACAAAGTCTTATTACTGATGTAATTATTTAACACTTCCTCATGCAGAGACAGAATGAACAAGAAACTGCATTAGTGGCTGCAACTATAGTGACTACTTAGGCAAGAATAATTTATCTGCCTACTACCAAAAGCCCTTGGCTGGGAATACCAAAAGCATGGGGAGTCCGGTCACGTGGCCGGGTGCAATGCAATCTCTCCGCCGCCAACTCAATGAACCCATATCGGGGACAATGGAAGGATCATGGGCCAAGCGCCGGTAAAAAACCACCGAGATAAGTAACAGAGGTTGACAGATTTTCTAATAACGCTATTGTATTTAAAGGATCACTAAATAAGAAGCGATCAAGCCTTCCAGCAACAGAACCTCGGAACATTGTCTTGTAAGCTTTGCGACTTGTCTTGACAAATAGAAGAGATGGATCCAGTAGAGCAACGTTTCAGAATCAACTTAGCAAACGCTTTACCCAATCTGTCAACTGCCACACAAGCCGTACACGCAGATGATGTCCTCAACAATGTCGACGACGTGGCACCGCCAATTCACGTTGCCGCAACCTTCCGTTATCCACGGGCTCCGGACCGCATGCGAGAACACCACGAGAGACCTTCGTATCCAGTTCTAGATATCGGGGAGCACTGCTATTCAAGACAATCCACACCAGGATTATCGCGCCTTGAAACCGTCTTATCTTCTATTCTGGGCCAACCCTGCATTGCCTATTCCTCTGGTCTTGCAGCATTTCATGCTCTGCTGATCATGCTGAGACCCAAGAAAGTCTCTATCGGCGCGGGATACCACGGATGCCATGGGACCCTGGAGCTCTATGCCCGTTCGTCTGGCACGGAGGTGCTCTCACTCGACTGTGCCGTCGACCAATTAGGTCCAGGCGACTTGATTCATCTCGAGACACCTGTTAATCCGACAGGAAAAGCCTTTGACATTCAGTATTATGCAGACCGTGCCCATTCCAGAGGTGCCTATCTCAGCGTAGACTCGACGTTTGCGCCTCCTCCACTCCAAGACGCATTCATCCAGGGTGCAGATATCGTCATGCACTCTGGAACAAAATACATCGGTGGCCATTCCGATTTCCTATGTGGCATTTTGGCGATCAAGAGTGGCAGCCCCGGCACCGAATGGTTACAGCAACTCCATCGGGACCGAC belongs to Fusarium oxysporum Fo47 chromosome V, complete sequence and includes:
- a CDS encoding pyridoxal phosphate-dependent transferase, producing the protein MSKPDALQHNLQLILKDRQRKGWQLEPPAPGSLTDMVDFGSNDTLSLSSSGLLGKEFLNELGKHPNFILGGRASRWGEGSTDYLFQLEQHIAQFHKADSALFFNTGYEANVAIFSTLPQPHDVVLYDSLVHASIREGMYRGRATALPFAHNDLSNLRQRLQAIKHQYERVRTGLALVFVALESFYSMDGDVAPLEAIVSEVKEQLPIGNVVLVIDEAHSTGLVGPQGSGLVSYLGLEKDFSIRVHTFGKAHGASGAVVLSSRECKQVLLSCVRGLIFSTAPTFTTLAAVKAGYSILASIEGERRRDLVHSNITLFYNAVSKHAAWPSCQHLGIITIPMKPASDTLKSPIIPIIAPHGGAAALGQFLNNEKFRVLAVHFPVVPKDKERVRINLHADHTSDQILSLVDLLLKWTQSRRKDGISMSHL
- a CDS encoding major facilitator superfamily domain-containing protein, producing the protein MVDLGTKCLSGWKLTLVMIGLCSAVFCMALDNTIIATAIPRITDEFHALDDLGWYGSAYLLTTCSFQLFFGKLYSFYSVKWVFLVAIGFFELGSLVCGAAPTSTALIIGRSLAGIGSAGIFSGAVLIIVLSVPMRQRPTYIGILAGMYGVSSVAGPLMGGAFTDKLTWRWCFYINLPLGVVTVLFVTFFFNPPQSGSPKNKSSWKEQLSNFDLEGSACFLPAIISLLLALQWGGSKYPWSNGRVIGLFVVFGVLILLFAAIQWWKQDKATVPPRILSNRTVWSCAAFAVCFGASFFLLVYYIPIWFQSVKGASAVRSGIMNLPMILGLVIMSVLAGGAVSALGYYTPLILVSAVLMSIGAGLLTTFRLSTSSPAWIGYQALYGIGAGLGMQLPLVAVQTALAEHDIPVGTAILMLSQTLGGSVFVQVGQNIFTNQLAVELRGVAGVDPKTVLSIGATELRERVPAKILHIVLVAYSKALTNTWYVSVAMAVLALIPAVFIPWKSVKGKDTGVANA
- a CDS encoding Cys/Met metabolism PLP-dependent enzyme-domain-containing protein, with the protein product MDPVEQRFRINLANALPNLSTATQAVHADDVLNNVDDVAPPIHVAATFRYPRAPDRMREHHERPSYPVLDIGEHCYSRQSTPGLSRLETVLSSILGQPCIAYSSGLAAFHALLIMLRPKKVSIGAGYHGCHGTLELYARSSGTEVLSLDCAVDQLGPGDLIHLETPVNPTGKAFDIQYYADRAHSRGAYLSVDSTFAPPPLQDAFIQGADIVMHSGTKYIGGHSDFLCGILAIKSGSPGTEWLQQLHRDRLYLGSVMAGFDSWLATRSIRTLEMRVLKQSQSAEAIVSALRLGLVGTCRQSSSRSLSDKEVHVIQKAVKEIHHASLQDEANTEGSWLRKQMPRGYGPVFSLTLHKVEYARNLPSKLMLFHHATSLGGVESLIEWRTMTDSTVTKDFLRISIGVEDPEDLLADLLRGLEAVIVGSS